The following proteins come from a genomic window of Nautilia profundicola AmH:
- a CDS encoding glycosyltransferase — MKKIVLLNDSLIGGGAERITLNLARGFLKKGCEVHIVLVKNIIEHEVDQHIKIHTLTDDGVIYKNKFLNKLALAKKLKSTIQNIEKDGKKVDMYISNAEDMDLLGRKLKLPNFYIRYRNSMYEYYVSKFKNKKGLKKLYHKFRFKRKFKKVYDNANIITVAKALEDDLINKMGIKPKFIKTIYNPFDFEYIRKKAEEDNPNIPKVPYIIYAAKFENRKNQKLLVKAYKKANVEIPLVLIGNTYTKSDKEYLNELKKLIKELSLEDKIIFPGFQKNPYPWIKNAKLFAMSSNSEGLPLVLVESLILDTPVVSTDCPTGPSEVLVGDLKEFLSPVGDEDKLAKNIKKALNRYPEINDKILERFKLDYSIQEYLNLL, encoded by the coding sequence ATGAAGAAAATTGTTTTATTAAACGACAGTTTAATCGGCGGTGGTGCTGAGAGGATTACCTTGAATTTAGCAAGAGGCTTTTTAAAAAAAGGATGCGAAGTTCATATAGTTTTAGTGAAAAACATCATAGAACATGAAGTTGATCAACATATAAAAATACATACGTTGACCGATGACGGAGTTATATATAAAAATAAATTTTTAAATAAATTGGCTTTGGCTAAAAAACTTAAAAGTACTATTCAAAATATTGAAAAAGATGGAAAAAAAGTTGATATGTATATCTCTAATGCAGAGGATATGGATTTACTTGGTAGAAAATTGAAACTTCCAAATTTTTATATAAGATACAGAAACTCTATGTATGAGTATTATGTAAGTAAATTCAAAAATAAAAAAGGCTTGAAAAAACTTTATCATAAATTCAGATTTAAAAGGAAATTTAAAAAAGTTTATGATAATGCTAATATCATTACAGTAGCTAAAGCTTTAGAAGATGATTTGATAAATAAAATGGGAATAAAACCAAAATTTATAAAAACAATATATAATCCGTTTGATTTTGAATATATAAGAAAAAAAGCCGAAGAAGACAATCCAAATATTCCTAAAGTGCCATATATTATTTATGCGGCTAAATTTGAGAATAGAAAAAATCAAAAATTATTGGTAAAGGCATATAAAAAAGCAAATGTTGAGATTCCATTAGTATTAATAGGTAATACATATACGAAATCTGATAAAGAGTATTTAAATGAACTTAAAAAACTGATTAAAGAGCTGTCGCTGGAAGATAAAATTATATTTCCTGGATTTCAGAAAAATCCTTATCCTTGGATAAAAAATGCAAAATTATTTGCAATGTCTTCAAATAGTGAAGGTTTACCTTTGGTTCTGGTCGAATCACTGATTTTAGATACTCCTGTGGTTAGTACGGATTGTCCTACAGGACCGAGTGAAGTACTTGTCGGTGATTTAAAAGAGTTTCTTTCTCCGGTAGGTGATGAAGATAAACTCGCTAAAAATATAAAAAAAGCATTAAACAGATATCCTGAGATAAATGATAAAATTTTGGAAAGATTTAAGTTAGACTATTCTATACAAGAATATCTTAATTTGTTATGA
- a CDS encoding acyltransferase yields the protein MKFKDFIWIMKQKRNSKISLKIFLKGSENITIGAQCKLYRYCELDASNRGRIILGDKVTLNPYVFLQANVNGYIEIGNNTELNNFTIVNSGGKIVIGQNVLIGPKVNIIAYNHSFESIDVPIKKQKSKTAPIIIEDDVWIGANVTILPGVKIGKGAIIGANSLVNKDIEPFSINAGVPCKKIKERK from the coding sequence ATGAAGTTTAAAGATTTTATATGGATAATGAAGCAAAAAAGAAACAGTAAAATATCATTGAAAATTTTTTTAAAAGGTAGTGAAAATATCACTATAGGGGCTCAATGTAAATTGTACAGATATTGTGAACTGGATGCTTCAAACAGAGGAAGGATTATTCTTGGAGATAAAGTAACTTTAAATCCATATGTTTTTTTACAGGCTAATGTAAACGGTTATATTGAAATAGGAAATAATACTGAATTAAATAATTTTACAATTGTAAACTCGGGCGGTAAAATCGTAATAGGTCAAAATGTTTTAATAGGACCGAAAGTAAATATTATTGCGTATAATCATTCATTTGAAAGTATTGATGTTCCTATTAAAAAACAAAAGTCAAAAACAGCCCCAATAATTATTGAAGACGACGTCTGGATAGGAGCAAATGTTACAATTCTTCCGGGAGTAAAAATAGGTAAAGGAGCCATAATAGGTGCCAACAGTCTTGTTAATAAAGATATAGAACCTTTTAGTATTAATGCGGGAGTGCCTTGTAAAAAGATAAAGGAAAGAAAATGA
- a CDS encoding glycosyltransferase family 9 protein, with translation MRIFKYIIPYFLPKNQIIKTNLVPMEEIDKIVCFSNTAIGDTLFNTPVFRSLKKHFPDKKLIAVMNPNNYKLFENNPYIDDIILYSGKTKHFFKALKELKEINPKLILALHSNDPQATPLAVLSGAKYIIKLPNDKNQFTKWHSNSIVSKNHNEHFIKTRLKFLKWLGIEETDCRMDLFLKDEWIEEVEKTLPKNKKLIGFQIGASTISRRWFNERWVELGKKLLSKYPDINIVLTGAPNEKELTDEVERGINDKRVLNLAGKFSLGGAAALIDKLDLLVTPDTGPLHMAIALKTPTLGLFVAGEPQQTNACYDLEIHPFIQKPKTCTPCIDKKCKYPECMKQITVDEVLKNVTRQINEV, from the coding sequence ATGAGAATATTTAAGTATATTATTCCTTATTTTTTACCTAAAAATCAAATTATAAAAACAAATTTGGTTCCTATGGAAGAAATCGATAAAATAGTCTGTTTCAGTAATACCGCAATTGGAGATACTCTTTTTAATACACCTGTGTTTAGAAGCTTGAAAAAACATTTTCCAGATAAAAAACTGATTGCGGTTATGAATCCTAATAATTATAAACTGTTTGAAAACAATCCTTATATTGATGATATTATTTTATATTCAGGGAAAACAAAACATTTTTTTAAAGCATTGAAAGAATTAAAAGAAATTAATCCTAAACTTATTTTAGCATTACATTCAAATGATCCTCAGGCTACTCCTCTTGCGGTTTTAAGCGGGGCAAAATATATAATAAAACTTCCAAATGATAAAAATCAGTTTACGAAATGGCATAGTAACAGTATAGTTTCTAAAAATCATAATGAGCATTTTATAAAAACAAGACTTAAATTTTTAAAATGGCTCGGAATTGAAGAAACTGATTGTCGAATGGACTTGTTTTTAAAGGATGAATGGATTGAAGAAGTTGAAAAAACTTTGCCCAAAAATAAAAAGTTAATAGGATTTCAAATAGGGGCTTCTACAATTAGCAGAAGATGGTTTAATGAAAGATGGGTAGAACTTGGCAAAAAGCTTTTAAGTAAATACCCGGATATTAATATCGTTTTAACCGGTGCTCCGAACGAAAAAGAGTTAACCGATGAAGTGGAAAGAGGAATTAACGATAAAAGAGTTTTAAATTTAGCCGGTAAATTTTCTTTAGGGGGAGCTGCGGCATTGATAGATAAACTTGATTTATTGGTTACGCCGGATACGGGCCCGCTTCATATGGCTATAGCTTTAAAGACTCCGACTTTAGGATTGTTTGTTGCGGGTGAGCCTCAACAAACAAATGCCTGTTATGATTTGGAAATTCATCCGTTTATTCAAAAGCCTAAAACATGCACACCATGCATTGATAAAAAGTGTAAATATCCCGAGTGTATGAAACAGATTACTGTTGATGAGGTGTTGAAAAATGTTACAAGGCAGATAAATGAAGTTTAA
- a CDS encoding glycosyltransferase family 9 protein gives MKILLIRNDNLGDLICTTPSIEALRKKYPDAQIDIVVNSYNFLGIRNNPFVDNIYIYTKPKHVKGIGEKLKALFGKIKIFNGIRKEKYDVSVVFRSEYSPSAEQFSNISKAKMRIGVKDKKGRDKFTIHIKPDNNKHEIEFCYDFLKPLEVEYNNEKPYFYVENEYIKKYKHLKSAIHFHISSRLNENQYSKEKFKKIIDNLKYEKIIITAEPKDFDDAEWLEKNTKASFIKTKSLLDLAGIISNDKLFVTLDGGALHIAPALGIKTIAISGKTNMNKWYPWGYKNLVIQDESKIAENIEPEIIIKKVEENI, from the coding sequence ATGAAAATTTTATTGATAAGAAATGATAATTTGGGTGATTTGATATGTACTACGCCTTCGATTGAGGCATTAAGGAAAAAATATCCTGATGCTCAAATTGATATAGTGGTAAATAGTTATAATTTTTTGGGAATCAGAAACAATCCTTTTGTAGATAATATATACATTTATACCAAACCTAAACATGTGAAAGGAATAGGAGAAAAGTTAAAGGCATTGTTTGGTAAAATAAAGATATTTAACGGTATCAGAAAAGAAAAATATGATGTAAGTGTTGTTTTTAGAAGTGAATATTCGCCGTCTGCGGAGCAATTTAGTAATATCAGCAAAGCTAAAATGAGAATAGGGGTAAAAGATAAAAAAGGAAGAGATAAATTTACGATTCATATAAAACCGGATAATAACAAACATGAAATAGAGTTTTGTTACGATTTTTTAAAACCTTTAGAAGTTGAATATAATAATGAAAAACCTTACTTTTATGTTGAAAATGAATATATTAAAAAATATAAACATTTAAAAAGCGCAATTCATTTTCATATTTCTTCAAGACTTAATGAAAATCAGTACTCCAAAGAAAAGTTTAAAAAAATTATAGATAACCTAAAATATGAAAAAATAATAATTACTGCGGAACCTAAAGATTTTGATGATGCTGAGTGGTTGGAGAAAAACACCAAGGCTTCTTTTATAAAAACCAAATCATTACTGGATTTAGCTGGGATTATTTCAAATGATAAACTGTTTGTAACACTTGATGGAGGAGCTTTACATATAGCCCCGGCTCTTGGAATTAAAACAATAGCTATAAGCGGAAAGACAAATATGAATAAATGGTATCCGTGGGGATATAAAAATTTAGTAATTCAAGATGAAAGTAAAATAGCCGAAAATATTGAACCAGAAATAATTATTAAAAAAGTAGAGGAAAATATATGA
- a CDS encoding glycosyltransferase family 4 protein, with the protein MRVLHTEWSDGWGGQEIRIISEMEGVREQGVDVRLACREESRIKDEALKRGFKVYTLLFRGNLDFKTLFELMKIIKRDKIDIINTHSGKDTWVGGVAAKLSGAKFIRTRHLSNRINPSRTNFINELADFIITTGESVREDMIKYNRINPEKIMSIPTGIDDEIFDPQKYDTNECRKIFGLDNNKFYIGIVAVLRSFKRHDFFLDIANYFKDNENIEFVIAGEGPKREEIEKKIKDLNLKNVKLLGHITKVPEFLKAIDLQLLTSDSKEGVPQSVIQGLMMEKDIIATNVGSVMDLYKDNNFLVLESLDLDNWIDSVNKIYEKELVFNKDRNYIVDNFSKKAMVNKVLGVYEKVLK; encoded by the coding sequence GTGAGGGTTTTACATACGGAATGGTCTGACGGATGGGGAGGACAGGAAATCAGGATAATTTCTGAAATGGAAGGTGTAAGAGAACAGGGAGTTGATGTAAGACTTGCCTGCAGGGAAGAAAGTAGGATAAAAGATGAAGCTTTAAAAAGAGGTTTTAAGGTTTATACGTTGCTGTTTAGAGGTAATTTGGATTTTAAAACGCTTTTTGAGTTAATGAAAATCATAAAAAGAGATAAAATAGATATAATTAATACTCATTCCGGAAAAGATACGTGGGTTGGTGGAGTTGCCGCAAAGCTTAGCGGAGCAAAGTTTATAAGAACAAGGCATCTAAGCAACAGAATAAACCCTTCAAGGACCAATTTTATTAACGAACTTGCGGATTTTATTATTACAACGGGTGAGAGTGTTAGGGAAGATATGATTAAATATAACAGAATAAACCCTGAAAAGATAATGTCAATTCCGACCGGAATAGATGATGAAATATTTGATCCTCAAAAGTATGATACAAATGAGTGCAGAAAAATTTTCGGTTTGGATAATAATAAATTTTATATCGGAATAGTGGCAGTTTTGCGTTCATTTAAAAGACACGACTTTTTTTTGGATATTGCCAATTATTTTAAAGATAATGAAAATATTGAATTTGTAATAGCCGGTGAGGGACCTAAAAGAGAAGAAATAGAAAAGAAAATAAAAGATTTAAACTTAAAAAACGTAAAACTTTTAGGACATATTACAAAAGTGCCCGAATTTTTAAAAGCTATAGATTTGCAGCTGTTAACATCCGATTCGAAAGAAGGTGTTCCGCAGAGTGTAATACAGGGGCTTATGATGGAAAAAGATATTATTGCTACGAATGTAGGTAGTGTAATGGATCTGTATAAAGATAATAATTTTTTGGTTTTAGAAAGTTTGGATTTAGATAACTGGATTGATTCAGTAAATAAAATATATGAAAAAGAGCTTGTTTTTAATAAAGACAGGAATTATATAGTTGATAATTTTTCAAAAAAAGCAATGGTGAATAAAGTACTTGGTGTGTATGAAAAGGTTCTTAAATGA